CGGCTTTAGAAGCAAACTTCTCAATAGCATCATAATTGTGGAATGTGATTATATCAGAATTCTCTAACATAAATTTATTGAATTCAGATAATGTATTTGAATCATTCCAATCGCAACACCATGCTGCCGATGTAATTGGTTGTGAGGGGTTAACCTCTCTTGCCCATTTGAAAGACGACTTTAATAATTTTAAAGAATATGGTTGTTTACCATCGTCGTTGTAACAAAATCCATTATTATTTTCAGGCTCGTTATACAAATCCCAAACAATTACTCTTTCATCGTCTTTGAAACGCTCCATTATGCTTTTCACATAAGGTTTAAGTTCTTTATGACGAGCTTCGTTGGTAAGGATTTCGTATCCCGGACATTGTACCCAACCTGCGTTGTGTGTACGTGGTTTTGGTGTTCCTTGATCTCCTAAATGAGAATAAGGATTCCAAACATCATCAAAAAATATAAACATTATCTTGATATGATGTGTACGGGCAATATTTAAGAAATGATCTATTCTTGAAATATATGCTTCAGGATTTTCCTGCCAAACTAAAAAGTTAAGAAAAACTCTCATTGAGTTCATCCCTATCTTTTCGGCATATCCAAGTTCTCTGTTAATTGTAACAGGGTCGAAAGTTGATGCCTGCCACATTTCAATCGGGTTCTGAGCTGTTGACGGAACAAAGTTTGCTCCAACTAACCAACCTGTTTCTTTGTACCAGTCATTGGCTTTTTGCTCGCTCCACTGCTTTTTTGATTGTGCATTTACTGAGAATGCTATAATTAAAGCGGCTAATATTGATATTGTTTTTTTCATAATTCTATTTTATAACCGTCATTTCGAGCGGAGTAGAGAAGTCTGTTGATGGTTTATGGAATACTATAACAAATTTCTCCATGCGCTATCTCTTAGGCGGAATGACATTTATTTAATAACCTATATTTTGTTCTAAATTAGGATTGTTAGCTACTTCTTCTAAAGCAATAGGTAACCTTTCATTTTTACCGGGTACAAATCCATTAAAATCAGCATCTCTGAATTTAATTTCAGTTATATTTTCTTGTTTAAGATCATCCCAACGTTTAAGGTCGGACCAACGCCATGTTTCGAAACATAACTCTAATGATCTTTCTAACTTTAAGTGTCTTTTAAATAGTGTAGAATTTGTGGCTGCATCCTTATAATCATAATCCATAACAGCATTTTCCATTTGAGTTGATCTGGCATTACTCGCTTCAAGCGTTCCGAGTCCTGCTCTTTCTCTAACCATGTTAATGTATTTTACTGCATTAGCCGGGTTGCCTTCAACCTCATTTAACACCTCTGCATACATCAAAAGAATGTCAGCATATCTTATAAGTCGCAAATTGTTTTCTGAAAACAAATCTTCATCATTTCTATAGTAATCTCTCTGATGTTTTCTTACAAACACCTTGTCTCCCCATGCATTATCATCCCAATCATTTCCGTAAACTTGATAATCATCCGGAAAATCAACGCCTTTTTCT
The window above is part of the Bacteroidota bacterium genome. Proteins encoded here:
- a CDS encoding glycoside hydrolase family 2 TIM barrel-domain containing protein, which gives rise to MKKTISILAALIIAFSVNAQSKKQWSEQKANDWYKETGWLVGANFVPSTAQNPIEMWQASTFDPVTINRELGYAEKIGMNSMRVFLNFLVWQENPEAYISRIDHFLNIARTHHIKIMFIFFDDVWNPYSHLGDQGTPKPRTHNAGWVQCPGYEILTNEARHKELKPYVKSIMERFKDDERVIVWDLYNEPENNNGFCYNDDGKQPYSLKLLKSSFKWAREVNPSQPITSAAWCCDWNDSNTLSEFNKFMLENSDIITFHNYDAIEKFASKAEPLKKYNRPMMCTEYMGRTNKSIFETHLPYMKENNISAYNWGLVDGKSQTIFPWDSWSNEYPDEPKVWLHDVFRKDGTPYSTRETDLIMELTGKKAPAKEKKVDGVF